Proteins from one Staphylococcus saprophyticus subsp. saprophyticus ATCC 15305 = NCTC 7292 genomic window:
- the hrcA gene encoding heat-inducible transcriptional repressor HrcA produces the protein MISDRQLSILNAIVEDYVDLGQPIGSKTLIERHKLNVSPATIRNEMKQLEDLELIEKTHTSSGRYPSESGIRYYVNQLLQETSHQQQTKMQRLKDLVIENHYDLSSTLSDFANELSIASQYTTLVMRPNHKQDIINNIHLIRANAYLVIMVVVFTSGHVEHLHLASEVPLSNDELTKISNFVTAKYNEWNNHRFENELNAFVKSDTEKDFIKDMLNMIDIHFDNQSNGIFMGGKVKLIDALNESNVSSIQPILQYIESNKITQLLDEMSNTSINVKIGHEIESSLSDISIVTSEYHIDDRLKGQIAVIGPTAMNYQNVIRLLNTIW, from the coding sequence ATGATTAGTGATAGACAATTAAGCATATTAAATGCAATTGTTGAAGATTATGTTGATTTAGGTCAGCCAATTGGTTCTAAAACACTGATTGAACGACATAAATTAAATGTTAGCCCTGCTACTATTAGAAATGAGATGAAACAATTAGAAGATCTCGAACTAATAGAAAAAACACATACTTCATCAGGAAGATATCCATCAGAATCAGGTATCAGATATTATGTGAATCAATTATTACAAGAAACATCTCATCAACAACAAACTAAAATGCAGCGTTTAAAAGATTTGGTAATTGAAAATCATTATGACCTTTCCTCTACATTGAGTGATTTTGCTAATGAACTTTCAATTGCATCACAATATACAACGCTGGTAATGCGTCCAAATCATAAACAAGATATAATCAATAATATTCATTTGATTAGAGCAAATGCTTATTTGGTTATTATGGTGGTTGTGTTTACATCAGGTCATGTTGAACATTTACATTTAGCATCTGAAGTACCATTATCTAATGACGAATTAACCAAAATATCAAATTTTGTTACTGCTAAATATAATGAATGGAATAACCACCGTTTTGAAAATGAATTAAATGCTTTTGTAAAATCTGATACTGAAAAAGATTTTATAAAAGACATGCTAAATATGATTGATATTCATTTTGATAATCAAAGTAATGGCATTTTTATGGGCGGAAAGGTTAAACTCATAGATGCGTTGAATGAATCAAACGTATCATCTATTCAACCGATTCTACAGTATATAGAATCGAACAAAATCACACAACTACTTGATGAAATGTCCAATACTTCCATCAATGTGAAAATTGGACATGAAATTGAATCAAGTTTAAGTGATATTTCTATCGTAACAAGTGAGTATCATATTGATGATAGGCTGAAAGGTCAAATTGCGGTTATCGGACCAACAGCAATGAATTATCAGAACGTAATTCGATTACTAAATACGATTTGGTAA
- the grpE gene encoding nucleotide exchange factor GrpE, whose protein sequence is MTEQNESAFNENEEVNEETSQTDSVENNDETTETSQDNLQEDDSQEIAEDVDPKDEEIQQLKKDVQENEEKYLRLYAEFENYKRRIQKENQTMKAYKAQDVLNDILPTIDNIERALQIDGEDEQFKSLKKGVEMVHESLLNALKNNGLEKIETEGQQFDPNVHQAVVQDDNPDFESGQITQELQSGYKLKERVLRPSMVKVNQ, encoded by the coding sequence ATGACAGAGCAAAACGAATCAGCTTTCAACGAAAATGAAGAAGTTAATGAAGAAACTTCACAAACCGATTCAGTTGAAAACAATGATGAAACTACAGAAACATCACAAGATAATCTGCAGGAGGACGATTCACAAGAAATTGCAGAAGACGTAGATCCTAAAGATGAAGAAATTCAACAATTAAAAAAAGATGTTCAAGAAAATGAAGAAAAATATTTAAGATTATACGCTGAGTTTGAAAACTATAAACGTAGAATTCAAAAAGAAAATCAAACAATGAAAGCATATAAAGCACAAGATGTACTAAATGATATTTTACCAACAATAGATAACATTGAACGTGCTTTACAAATAGATGGCGAAGATGAACAATTTAAATCACTTAAAAAAGGTGTAGAAATGGTTCATGAAAGTCTATTAAATGCATTAAAAAATAATGGTTTAGAAAAAATTGAGACAGAAGGTCAACAATTTGATCCGAATGTACATCAAGCAGTAGTTCAAGATGACAATCCTGATTTCGAATCAGGTCAAATCACTCAAGAACTACAAAGTGGATACAAATTGAAAGAAAGAGTTTTAAGACCTTCAATGGTTAAAGTAAATCAATAA
- the dnaK gene encoding molecular chaperone DnaK, whose amino-acid sequence MSKVIGIDLGTTNSCIAILEGDEPKVIQNPEGARTTPSVVAFKNDETQVGEVAKRQAITNPNTIQSIKRHMGTDYKVDVDGKSYTPQEISAMVLQNLKSTAEDYLGESVDKAVITVPAYFNDSERQATKDAGKIAGLEVERIINEPTAAALAYGLDKTEQDQKVLVFDLGGGTFDVSILELGDGVFEVLSTAGDNKLGGDDFDQVIIDHLVAEFKKENSVDLSKDKMALQRLKDAAEKAKKDLSGVSQTQISLPFISAGENGPLHLELTLTRSKFEELADSLIRRTMEPTRQAMKDAGLSSSDIDEVILVGGSTRIPAVQEAVKKEVGKDPHKGVNPDEVVAMGAAIQGGVITGDVKDVVLLDVTPLSLGIEIMGGRMNTLIERNTTIPTSKSQVYSTAADNQPAVDIHVLQGERPMAADNKTLGRFQLTDIPAAPRGVPQIEVTFDIDKNGIVNVTAKDLGTNKEQNITIQSSSALSDDEIDRMVKDAEENAEADKKRREESDLRNEADSLVFQVEKTITDLGENISEEDKQNAEDKKEALKSALEGEDIDDIKAKKEDLEKVVQDLSTKVYEQAAQAQQQAQGEDANASQDSNVEDADFKEVKDDDNQDNQK is encoded by the coding sequence ATGAGTAAAGTAATAGGTATTGACTTAGGTACAACAAATTCATGTATTGCAATTTTAGAAGGCGATGAGCCAAAAGTAATTCAAAACCCTGAAGGCGCTAGAACTACACCATCTGTAGTAGCATTCAAAAATGATGAAACTCAAGTAGGTGAAGTTGCAAAACGCCAAGCAATTACTAACCCAAATACAATACAATCTATCAAACGTCACATGGGTACTGATTATAAAGTTGATGTTGATGGAAAATCATATACACCACAAGAAATTTCAGCAATGGTTTTACAAAATCTTAAAAGTACAGCTGAAGATTATTTAGGTGAAAGTGTAGATAAAGCAGTCATTACTGTTCCAGCTTATTTCAATGATAGTGAACGTCAAGCTACTAAAGATGCTGGTAAAATTGCTGGCTTAGAAGTTGAACGTATTATTAATGAGCCAACAGCAGCTGCTTTAGCATATGGTTTAGACAAAACTGAACAAGATCAAAAAGTACTTGTATTCGACTTAGGTGGCGGTACTTTTGACGTATCAATCCTTGAATTAGGTGACGGTGTATTTGAAGTGCTTTCTACAGCAGGTGACAACAAACTTGGTGGGGATGACTTTGACCAAGTAATTATTGATCACTTAGTTGCAGAATTCAAAAAAGAAAACAGTGTAGATTTATCTAAAGACAAAATGGCGTTACAACGTCTTAAAGACGCTGCAGAAAAAGCTAAAAAAGATTTATCTGGTGTATCTCAAACACAAATTTCATTACCATTTATCTCTGCAGGAGAGAATGGTCCATTACACTTAGAATTAACTTTAACTCGTTCTAAATTTGAAGAGTTAGCAGATTCATTAATCAGAAGAACTATGGAACCTACGCGTCAAGCAATGAAAGATGCTGGTTTATCAAGTTCTGACATTGACGAAGTTATCTTAGTTGGTGGTTCTACTAGAATCCCAGCAGTTCAAGAAGCTGTTAAAAAAGAAGTTGGAAAAGATCCTCATAAAGGTGTGAACCCAGATGAAGTAGTTGCAATGGGCGCAGCAATTCAAGGTGGCGTTATCACTGGTGATGTTAAAGATGTCGTATTATTAGACGTAACACCATTATCATTAGGTATTGAAATTATGGGTGGACGTATGAATACGCTTATCGAAAGAAATACTACAATCCCAACATCTAAATCTCAAGTTTATTCAACAGCAGCAGACAACCAACCTGCAGTTGATATCCATGTATTACAAGGTGAACGCCCAATGGCTGCAGATAACAAAACACTTGGTAGATTCCAATTAACTGATATTCCAGCAGCTCCACGTGGCGTACCTCAAATTGAAGTGACATTTGATATCGACAAAAACGGTATTGTGAACGTTACTGCAAAAGATTTAGGTACAAACAAAGAACAAAATATTACAATTCAATCTAGCTCTGCACTTTCAGACGACGAAATTGATCGTATGGTTAAAGACGCTGAAGAAAATGCTGAAGCAGATAAAAAACGTCGCGAAGAAAGTGACTTGAGAAACGAAGCAGATAGCTTAGTATTCCAAGTTGAAAAAACAATTACTGATTTAGGTGAAAACATCAGCGAAGAAGATAAACAAAATGCTGAAGACAAAAAAGAAGCACTTAAATCAGCACTAGAAGGCGAAGATATTGATGATATCAAAGCTAAAAAAGAAGACTTAGAAAAAGTAGTTCAAGACTTGTCTACAAAAGTTTATGAACAAGCAGCTCAAGCTCAACAACAAGCTCAAGGTGAAGATGCAAATGCTTCTCAAGATAGTAATGTTGAAGACGCTGATTTCAAAGAAGTTAAAGATGATGACAACCAAGATAACCAAAAATAA
- the dnaJ gene encoding molecular chaperone DnaJ — protein sequence MAKRDYYEVLGVSKSASKDEIKKAYRKLSKQYHPDINKEEGADEKFKEISEAYEVLSDENKRANYDQFGHDGPQGGFGGQGFGGQDFSGFGGGGFEDIFSSFFGGGRQQRDPNAPRKGDDLQYTMTVTFDEAVFGSEKEISIRKDVACHTCDGEGAKPGTKKKTCHYCNGSGHVSVEQNTILGRVRTEKVCPVCSGSGQEFEEPCPTCHGKGTENKNVKISVTIPEGVDNEQQIRLAGEGAPGENGGPQGDLYIVFRVKPSEKFERDGDDIYYSLDISIAQATLGDEVKVPTLKGSVMLTIPAGTQTEKQFRLKEKGIKNVHGYGYGDLFININVVTPTKISDRQKELLREFAEIDGEELSEQPSNFRDKAKRFFKGE from the coding sequence GTGGCCAAAAGAGATTATTATGAAGTTTTAGGTGTTAGCAAAAGCGCTTCTAAAGATGAAATTAAAAAGGCTTATCGTAAATTATCAAAACAATACCATCCAGATATAAATAAAGAAGAGGGTGCTGATGAGAAGTTTAAAGAAATCTCAGAAGCATATGAAGTATTAAGTGACGAAAATAAACGTGCAAATTATGACCAATTTGGACACGATGGACCACAAGGTGGCTTTGGCGGCCAAGGATTCGGTGGCCAAGACTTTAGTGGATTCGGCGGTGGCGGATTCGAAGATATCTTTAGTTCATTCTTTGGTGGTGGCAGACAGCAACGAGATCCAAATGCCCCAAGAAAAGGTGACGATTTACAATATACGATGACTGTCACATTTGATGAAGCTGTTTTTGGTAGCGAAAAAGAAATTTCTATTCGCAAAGATGTTGCTTGTCACACATGTGATGGTGAAGGTGCTAAACCAGGAACTAAGAAAAAAACTTGTCATTACTGTAATGGTTCTGGTCATGTTTCAGTTGAACAAAATACTATTCTTGGTAGAGTAAGAACTGAAAAAGTATGTCCAGTATGTAGTGGTTCAGGCCAAGAATTTGAAGAACCTTGTCCAACTTGTCATGGTAAAGGTACTGAAAATAAAAATGTTAAAATTAGTGTGACGATTCCTGAAGGTGTAGACAATGAACAACAAATTAGATTAGCTGGTGAAGGTGCTCCAGGAGAAAACGGTGGGCCTCAAGGTGATTTATATATTGTGTTTAGAGTCAAACCATCTGAAAAATTTGAAAGAGACGGCGATGATATTTACTATTCATTAGATATCAGTATTGCTCAAGCCACTTTAGGTGATGAAGTTAAAGTACCAACGCTTAAAGGTAGTGTCATGCTAACAATTCCTGCCGGTACACAAACTGAAAAACAATTCCGTCTGAAAGAAAAAGGCATTAAAAATGTTCATGGTTACGGTTATGGCGATTTATTTATTAACATCAATGTAGTTACGCCTACAAAAATTAGCGATCGCCAAAAAGAATTACTTAGAGAATTTGCTGAAATAGATGGCGAGGAGCTTTCTGAGCAGCCATCAAATTTTAGAGATAAAGCAAAAAGATTCTTCAAAGGAGAATAA
- the prmA gene encoding 50S ribosomal protein L11 methyltransferase: MNWTEVAIVANHEVSPIITNLLEDYGSNGVVIEDSEDLTHDFEDKYGEIYALNAEDYPTQGVRVKAYFNEIKYTKDFQEKLIQSLKDIESLDLDLFSFDEQTIREQDWENEWKHYFHPFRASEKFTIVPSWETYQQEDDSELCIELDPGMAFGTGDHPTTSMCLKAIEAYVKSSDSVIDVGTGSGILSIAAHLLGVKRIKALDVDEMAVRVAKENFQKNNCEYAIEAVPGNLLKEETEKFDVVIANILAHIIEEMIDDAYNTLNKDGYFITSGIIEEKHEAIVEHMKRSGFEIVSINHDNSWVCIVGQKVSD, translated from the coding sequence ATGAACTGGACTGAAGTTGCAATCGTTGCTAACCATGAGGTATCACCAATCATAACCAATTTACTCGAAGATTATGGCTCTAATGGTGTTGTTATAGAAGATTCAGAAGATTTAACACATGATTTCGAAGATAAGTATGGTGAAATATATGCATTAAATGCAGAAGATTATCCTACACAAGGTGTGAGAGTTAAAGCATATTTTAACGAAATTAAGTATACAAAAGATTTTCAAGAAAAATTAATTCAATCATTAAAAGACATTGAAAGTCTTGATTTAGATTTGTTTAGCTTTGATGAGCAAACAATTAGAGAGCAAGATTGGGAGAATGAGTGGAAGCATTACTTTCATCCATTTCGCGCATCTGAAAAATTCACAATTGTTCCGAGTTGGGAAACATACCAACAGGAAGATGATAGTGAATTATGCATTGAGTTAGATCCAGGTATGGCATTTGGAACAGGTGATCATCCGACAACGAGTATGTGTCTAAAAGCAATTGAAGCATATGTTAAGTCTAGTGATTCAGTTATAGATGTCGGCACAGGCTCAGGTATACTGAGCATTGCAGCACATTTGTTAGGCGTTAAACGTATAAAAGCACTTGATGTAGATGAAATGGCTGTTAGAGTAGCTAAAGAAAACTTTCAAAAAAACAACTGTGAATATGCTATTGAAGCAGTCCCAGGTAATTTATTAAAAGAAGAAACTGAAAAATTTGATGTTGTTATCGCTAATATTTTAGCTCATATTATTGAAGAAATGATAGATGATGCTTATAATACACTTAATAAAGACGGTTATTTTATAACTTCTGGTATTATAGAAGAAAAACACGAGGCTATTGTTGAACATATGAAACGCAGTGGATTTGAAATAGTTTCTATTAACCATGACAATAGTTGGGTTTGTATCGTCGGACAGAAAGTGAGCGATTGA
- a CDS encoding 16S rRNA (uracil(1498)-N(3))-methyltransferase encodes MQRYFIDQNADVNQRFCITDQGDIHHISNVMRHQVDDYIIITFADHYVYKCKLVNIGAEGIMVSLEERIDVDTELPQNVTICSGLIKSDKYEWMLQKSTELGASEFIAVGMKRSVVKITENKIAKKLERWQKIIKEAAEQSYRLAIPTIQYQATLNDVLKSTKTYDYILIAYEDAAKSGEVSQFKSLVQQFKPNDKVLIIFGPEGGLDEDEVSLLQDVGYQIGLGPRILRAETAPLYVLSALSFEKDLHN; translated from the coding sequence ATGCAAAGATATTTTATAGATCAAAACGCTGATGTAAATCAGCGTTTTTGTATAACTGATCAAGGTGATATACATCATATTTCAAACGTCATGAGACATCAAGTTGATGATTATATCATTATTACATTTGCTGATCATTATGTTTATAAATGTAAACTTGTTAATATTGGTGCAGAAGGTATCATGGTTTCGTTAGAAGAACGTATTGATGTGGATACAGAATTACCACAAAATGTAACGATATGTAGTGGACTAATCAAGTCTGACAAATATGAATGGATGCTACAAAAGTCAACGGAATTAGGTGCAAGTGAATTTATTGCTGTAGGTATGAAACGTTCTGTTGTCAAGATTACAGAAAATAAAATTGCAAAGAAATTAGAGCGTTGGCAGAAGATTATCAAAGAAGCTGCAGAACAAAGTTATAGATTAGCTATTCCAACGATTCAATATCAAGCAACATTAAACGATGTACTTAAAAGTACCAAAACGTATGATTATATTCTAATTGCCTATGAGGATGCCGCTAAAAGTGGTGAAGTAAGTCAATTTAAATCGTTAGTTCAACAATTTAAACCAAATGATAAAGTATTAATTATATTTGGACCTGAAGGTGGCCTTGATGAGGATGAAGTCTCACTGTTACAAGATGTTGGTTACCAAATTGGCTTAGGTCCTAGAATTTTAAGGGCTGAAACAGCACCTTTATATGTTTTAAGTGCTTTGAGTTTCGAAAAGGATTTACACAATTAG
- the rpsU gene encoding 30S ribosomal protein S21, with the protein MSKTVVKKNESLEDALRRFKRTVSKSGTIQEVRKREFYEKPSVKRKKKSEAARKRKFK; encoded by the coding sequence ATGTCTAAAACAGTAGTCAAAAAGAACGAATCACTTGAAGATGCGTTACGTCGTTTCAAACGTACAGTTTCTAAAAGCGGTACTATTCAAGAAGTACGTAAACGTGAATTTTACGAAAAACCTAGCGTTAAACGTAAAAAGAAATCAGAAGCTGCACGTAAACGTAAATTCAAATAA
- a CDS encoding NfeD family protein: MILSSSLHTIFPSNLVEDGNWIDNIANFIVHPIGALILTCIIFLGFLYQLYSNKINVVGIISTIALLIFFLGFFVKGDVNFYSVILFGVGVILVIIELFVVGAVIGIIGMGFIIFSIITLGDNLIFMIANVVFALILSIIEWVILVKGFKRKIPFLDKVVLKDSTNAEAGYTSHEDRSHLVGKTATTSTDLRPAGIITLNNERIDAVSDGSFILRNKQVTILEVEGTRVVVREIES, encoded by the coding sequence GTGATTCTTTCAAGTAGTTTACATACAATTTTTCCTTCCAATTTAGTCGAGGATGGAAATTGGATTGATAATATAGCTAACTTTATAGTACATCCAATTGGCGCTTTGATTTTAACATGTATTATCTTTCTTGGTTTTCTATATCAATTATATTCTAATAAGATTAATGTTGTTGGTATCATATCAACGATAGCGTTATTGATATTTTTCTTAGGATTTTTTGTGAAAGGCGACGTTAATTTCTATTCTGTGATACTTTTTGGAGTAGGAGTCATATTAGTTATCATTGAATTATTTGTTGTCGGTGCGGTTATTGGCATCATTGGTATGGGTTTTATTATTTTCAGTATTATTACTTTAGGAGACAATTTAATCTTCATGATTGCTAATGTTGTCTTTGCATTAATCTTATCTATTATTGAGTGGGTGATACTTGTGAAAGGATTTAAACGCAAAATTCCATTTTTAGACAAAGTTGTACTGAAAGATTCTACAAATGCAGAGGCAGGTTACACTTCACATGAAGATCGCTCTCATTTAGTTGGAAAAACTGCAACAACATCAACGGACTTAAGACCAGCAGGGATTATTACATTAAATAATGAAAGAATCGATGCTGTTTCAGATGGTTCATTTATTTTAAGGAATAAACAGGTTACCATCTTAGAAGTTGAAGGTACACGTGTTGTTGTAAGAGAAATCGAATCATAA
- the floA gene encoding flotillin-like protein FloA (flotillin-like protein involved in membrane lipid rafts): protein MIGLIIIVVIVLVALLLLFSFVPVGLWISAIAAGVKVGIGTLVGMRLRRVSPRKVISPLIKAHKAGLHLTTNQLESHYLAGGNVDRVVDANIAAQRADINLPFERGAAIDLAGRDVLEAVQMSVNPKVIETPFIAGVAMNGIEVKAKARITVRANIARLVGGAGEETIIARVGEGIVSTIGSSEHHTQVLENPDNISKTVLSKGLDSGTAFEILSIDIADVDISKNIGADLQTEQALADKNIAQAKAEERRAMAVAQEQEMKAKVQEMRSKVVEAEAEVPLAMAEALRSGNLGVKDYYNLKNVEADTGMRNSINQRTNQKDDESPDK from the coding sequence ATGATCGGATTAATTATAATCGTCGTTATTGTATTAGTAGCATTGTTGTTGCTATTTTCATTTGTTCCAGTAGGATTATGGATTTCAGCAATTGCTGCTGGTGTTAAAGTAGGCATCGGTACTTTAGTAGGTATGAGATTACGTAGAGTATCTCCACGTAAAGTGATTTCACCGCTAATTAAAGCGCACAAAGCTGGATTGCATTTAACTACAAATCAACTTGAATCGCATTATTTAGCTGGAGGTAATGTTGATCGCGTTGTTGATGCTAATATTGCAGCGCAAAGAGCTGATATCAACTTACCATTCGAACGTGGGGCTGCTATAGATTTAGCGGGTCGTGACGTATTAGAAGCTGTACAAATGTCAGTTAATCCTAAAGTCATTGAAACACCATTTATTGCTGGTGTAGCAATGAATGGTATCGAAGTTAAAGCAAAAGCACGTATTACAGTTCGTGCCAACATTGCTCGCTTAGTTGGTGGTGCAGGTGAAGAAACAATTATCGCACGTGTTGGTGAAGGTATTGTTTCAACAATAGGTTCAAGTGAACACCATACACAAGTTCTTGAAAATCCAGATAATATTTCTAAAACTGTTTTAAGTAAAGGATTAGATTCTGGTACAGCATTTGAAATTTTATCAATTGATATTGCTGATGTTGATATTAGCAAAAATATTGGTGCAGATTTACAAACTGAACAAGCGCTTGCAGACAAGAATATTGCACAAGCTAAAGCAGAAGAACGTCGTGCGATGGCTGTAGCTCAAGAACAAGAAATGAAAGCAAAAGTACAAGAAATGCGTTCTAAAGTGGTTGAAGCAGAAGCAGAAGTACCATTGGCTATGGCTGAAGCTTTACGTTCTGGCAACTTAGGCGTAAAAGATTATTACAATTTAAAAAATGTTGAAGCTGACACAGGCATGAGAAATTCTATTAATCAACGTACGAATCAAAAAGATGATGAATCACCGGATAAATAA
- a CDS encoding PhoH family protein, whose translation MPGIIQINDINEAQALIGNNDEHLKSIEEGFDVIIHARGQEIAVKGEQVEHVEKAESVLINLLKVIQQGVTISIKDVEAAVKMAQNGTIQYLLDLYEDEITKDAFGKTIRAKTMGQRLYVNAMHHNDLVFGVGPAGTGKTFLAVVYAAKQLRKGSVKRIVLTRPAVEAGESLGFLPGDLKEKVDPYLRPLYDGLNTVLGREQTARFIERGIIEVAPLAYMRGRTLDDAFVILDEAQNTTHAQMKMFLTRLGFGSKMVVTGDKTQVDLPKGVKSGLKEAIKKLENVKGLSIHHLDQTDVVRHPLVSKIIDRYEGDE comes from the coding sequence ATGCCTGGAATTATTCAAATAAATGACATCAATGAAGCGCAAGCACTCATTGGTAATAATGATGAACACCTTAAATCAATTGAGGAAGGATTTGATGTCATTATACATGCTCGTGGTCAAGAAATTGCTGTAAAAGGAGAGCAAGTTGAGCATGTTGAAAAAGCGGAATCCGTACTAATTAATTTATTAAAAGTCATACAACAAGGTGTAACAATATCGATTAAAGATGTTGAAGCAGCAGTGAAAATGGCACAAAATGGTACGATTCAATACTTATTAGATTTATATGAAGATGAAATTACTAAAGATGCATTTGGCAAGACGATTCGTGCTAAAACAATGGGACAACGTTTATACGTAAATGCGATGCACCATAATGATTTAGTTTTTGGTGTGGGACCAGCTGGTACAGGTAAAACATTTTTAGCTGTAGTCTATGCTGCTAAACAGTTACGTAAAGGGTCAGTAAAACGCATTGTTTTGACAAGACCTGCAGTTGAAGCTGGCGAATCTTTAGGATTTCTACCAGGAGATTTAAAAGAAAAAGTAGATCCTTATCTAAGACCGCTTTATGACGGGTTAAATACTGTTTTAGGTAGAGAACAAACTGCTAGATTTATAGAAAGAGGTATCATTGAAGTTGCCCCATTAGCTTATATGAGAGGTAGAACATTAGATGATGCGTTTGTCATTTTAGATGAAGCTCAAAATACTACACATGCACAAATGAAAATGTTCTTAACTAGATTAGGATTTGGATCAAAAATGGTAGTCACTGGTGACAAAACACAAGTAGATTTACCAAAAGGTGTAAAGAGTGGTTTGAAAGAAGCGATTAAAAAATTAGAAAACGTTAAAGGTTTAAGTATTCATCATTTAGACCAAACAGATGTGGTACGTCATCCATTAGTAAGTAAAATTATTGATCGTTATGAGGGAGATGAATAA
- the ybeY gene encoding rRNA maturation RNase YbeY, with protein MFTIDFSDHTNLVKEDWFTQIDKLLTFAKEQENIEEEAELSVTFVDKDEIQEINKMYRDKDKVTDVISFALEEDEPEITGIEMPRVLGDIIICTDVAQEQADSYGHSFERELGFLALHGFLHLLGYDHMNEQDEKQMFGRQDQILNAYGLTRD; from the coding sequence ATGTTTACGATAGATTTTAGTGACCATACTAATTTAGTGAAAGAGGATTGGTTTACACAAATTGACAAGCTGCTAACGTTTGCAAAGGAACAAGAAAATATCGAAGAAGAGGCTGAATTGTCAGTTACTTTTGTAGATAAAGATGAGATTCAAGAAATTAATAAAATGTATCGAGATAAAGACAAAGTCACAGATGTTATATCTTTTGCATTAGAGGAAGATGAACCTGAAATAACTGGTATAGAAATGCCGAGAGTTTTAGGCGATATTATTATTTGTACTGATGTTGCTCAAGAACAAGCAGACTCGTACGGACATTCATTTGAAAGAGAATTGGGCTTCCTTGCATTACACGGCTTTTTACATTTATTAGGTTATGATCATATGAATGAGCAAGATGAGAAACAAATGTTCGGACGCCAAGATCAAATTCTTAATGCATACGGCTTAACTAGAGATTAG
- a CDS encoding diacylglycerol kinase family protein, whose protein sequence is MDRFKYAFQGMIVLLKKDKNFLLHLIFGLIVIVCGFIFHITKVEWLFILLAIGLVLAFETINTAIEYVVDLVTTDYHILAKKAKDVAAFSVIIASIIAVLIGLIVFLPYIFK, encoded by the coding sequence ATGGATAGATTTAAATATGCATTTCAAGGCATGATAGTTTTATTAAAAAAAGATAAGAATTTCTTACTTCATCTTATTTTTGGTTTGATAGTCATTGTTTGTGGATTTATATTTCATATTACAAAAGTGGAATGGCTTTTTATATTGTTAGCGATTGGACTTGTGCTAGCATTTGAAACGATAAACACAGCTATTGAATATGTAGTCGATTTGGTAACAACGGATTATCATATTTTAGCTAAGAAAGCGAAAGACGTTGCTGCTTTTAGCGTGATTATTGCGTCTATTATAGCTGTCTTAATTGGGCTGATTGTTTTTTTACCGTATATTTTTAAATAA
- the cdd gene encoding cytidine deaminase yields the protein MAYQPHYFSEVRKAQANAYAPYSNFKVGAYLRTKDGKAYYGGNVENAAYPMAICAERSSLVAAIADGYRPGDFESITVTVDADEPSSPCGACRQVMKELCDDEMPVYMTNHKGDMTELSVGELLPLGFSGKDLN from the coding sequence ATGGCATACCAACCACATTATTTTTCAGAAGTAAGAAAAGCACAGGCAAATGCGTACGCACCCTACAGTAATTTTAAAGTTGGTGCGTATTTAAGAACGAAAGATGGCAAAGCTTATTACGGTGGTAATGTTGAAAATGCAGCTTATCCAATGGCGATTTGTGCTGAAAGATCAAGTTTAGTTGCGGCAATTGCTGATGGATACCGCCCAGGAGATTTTGAATCAATTACTGTAACTGTAGATGCAGATGAACCGTCCTCACCATGTGGCGCATGTCGACAAGTAATGAAAGAGCTTTGTGATGACGAAATGCCAGTTTATATGACCAATCATAAAGGTGATATGACAGAATTATCAGTAGGCGAGTTATTGCCTTTAGGATTTTCAGGAAAGGATTTAAATTAA